The nucleotide sequence CAACCTTTATACGGGGTCGGGAACCCCGATGAACTCTGTAAGCGTGACCATACAAAATGTCTCGAGCGATTCAGGGGCGTCCACCTTCAGGGTGATCTCCACAGGCCAGTACGGGAACGCGAAGCGCAGGATAGAGGCGATCTTCCGGGCTTCCGGTATCACGAACGGGCTTGACATTCCGCAGATGGTCTACGTAGGAAAGGACACGTCCATGGACCGGTTAGCTCTGGAGGGGCTGCCCATGTACTCGAGCGGGACCATAGACATCACCCAACCGACGCTGATCCTGAAGAACGCCAGCATGTTCTCCGGTGGGGATATCAAGCTACCTACACCCAGCTCTGGACTCTCCGCTTCCGTATGCGCCTCCATCCTCGGTGTCAGGTTGCAGGTCCAGATAGGAGGTGGTCCCGGGGTGACCGTCTCCGGTACCGACCCTGCGGGCAACTGGCAGAACCAGTACAATGCGACCGCCCGCAAGGTCAACACTCCCGGCATGGGAGCGGTGGGCAGCATAGGCTATCGCGATAACATGTTATGCAAGCCGAGTGGTTGGAGATCGAGCTTTTTCGACAAGGACAGCGGCCCCAGTTTGCTGGACAACCTGATCGACCCGCTTCTAAATCCGATACTCGGCGGCACCACCCTCAAAGCGAGATTCGTCGATACCCCGAGCACCAGCCCGCAGCCTTCGAAAGAAATAACGTACCCTTTCAACAAGACACCAGATACGGCAGCACTCACAAGTGATCTGAAGGCTGTGGCGCAGGCGCAGGGCAAACAGTACACGGTTCCTGCCGGTGCCTCTACCTCTTCTATATCATCTGCCAGTAAAGGAAACTATATAGAGGTTTCGGGGGGTACGCACACGGTCACCTTCTGCGATGTTGCCGTTCCCTGTGGAACCAGTGATTTGACGCTCAACTGGCCTGCGGTCTCCGCGAACACCGATCCTTCCGAATGGCCCGTGATCTACGTCAGATTCGACAACCACAGCTCCAACAACGTCGTCAACTGGAACGTCCTTACCAACCCGCAGCCTGCTTTTTCTGGCAATGACCCCTCGGCACGCTGTCAGAGTGCTCGCCAGAATACTCCAGGCTCCATTCGTCGGGGGATCCTTGTGGTGGAGAACGGCGGGGTGAATTTCTCGAGCAGCGCTGCACCCCTGGATGGGGGCATCATAACAGTGAAGGATGACTCCTCGACCAACGCCGACCTGAGCGGCTCGGCGGGTGATCTCTGTGTCAGGGGGCCGGTGATCGTCGCCGGCAGCATCAGCCGTCAGAACTACACGGATTTCGGGGCCCTCGACCCCGTTGTCTTCAGCAATCTGGCGGGTTTCGGGGGTTCCGCGCGGATAACCCAGCAGAGTTGGAGGGAACTCTACAGGTAGTGGGACCCTATAGTGCGGTACACCCGGTAGGCCCGGTAGGCCGAGTGTACGAACGGGACGAGCGTTATCAGGACCATCACCGGCCAGAGCAAAAGCCCTATCAGGAAGAATGTGAGGACTCCGGTCACCGCCCACCCGGCGAGGAGGGCGAGGCCCCAGACCAGCTGGTACCACATAGATCGTATGGCGTTCGCGGCGACGAGCCGTGAACGTCCGCGGAAGGCGAGCCACATGACGAAGGCGGCTACAGGTCCGAGGAAGCCAGTCAGGAGGTTCAGGAAGATCGAGAGGTGCGCCAGCGCGGCCCACGTCCGCTCCTCGTGAGGAGTTGTTGCTGCCGCGGGAAAACCACCGGAGGGGATGCGGTGATCCCTCTGCAGCCCGTAGTTCAGATCATCTTCGAATTCCATCTCCATCCACCTCTCGATAACCGATGATACATTCCTACGTTACGTCGCGTGCGGCGAGGGGTTTCACGCGGTGGCTTTCGGTTTTCGCGGTGGTGGGTAAAATGGAGAGTGAAAAAGGCATATAGTGTCCTTCTGAAGCGAGCTCATGGAAAGGGGTTACGCAAAAGTGTCCGAGCAGTCTCGCAGCGAGGGAAACGGCAAGGCCACCGCGGTCGAGGGCAAGAGCAGCCTCACGGTGACCGACAACCGCACTGGCAAGACTTACGATATCGAGATAAAAGACGGCACCGTGCGGGCGATGGACTTCCGTCAGATCAAGGTGGACGAAGATGACTTCGGGCTCATGACCTATGATCCCGGCTACACCAACACCGCGAGCTGTCGGAGTGCCATCACCTACATAGATGGTGAGAAAGGCATCCTTCAGCACCGGGGCATCCCGATCGAGGAGCTCTGCGAGAAGTCCACCTACCTGGAGGTGGCATACCTCCTGATCCACGGGCACCTCCCCACGCAGAAGGAGCTCGACGGGTGGGTCTACGAGATAACCCACCACACCTACGTGCACGAGAACATGAAGAGCTTCATGCAGGGATTCAGGCACGACGCCCACCCGATGGGGATGCTGCTCGCGAGCGTGGGGGCGCTCTCCACCTTCTACCCGGAGGCCAAGAACATAGACGACGAGGAGCAGCAGCACCTGGCGGCGGTGCGCCTGATCGCGAAGATGCCCACCCTTGCGGCCTTCGCCTACCGGCACTCGCTCGGGCTGCCCTACGTCTATCCGGACAACGATCTCTCCTACGCCGGCAACCTGCTCTCGATGCTCTTCAAGATGGCCGAGCCGCGCTACGAGCCCGACCCCAGGCTCGAGAAAGCGCTCGACACCCTCTTCATCCTGCACGCCGACCACGAGCAGAACTGCTCGGCGGCCGCAGTCAGGGTCGTCGGCTCCTCGCGCGTCGACCCATACACCGCCATCGCCGCAGGGGTCGCCGGGCTCTATGGACCGCTGCACGGTGGGGCGAACGTCGCCGTGCTCAAGATGCTGCAGCGCATCGGCAAGGTGGAGAACATCCCGGACTTCCTCGAGACCGTCAAGCAGGGCAAGGAACGCCTGATGGGCTTCGGCCACCGGGTTTACAAGAACTACGACCCGCGCGCCAGGATCATCAAGAGCCACGTCGACGAGGTGCTCGAGGTCACCGGCAAGAACAGCCCCTGGCTCGAGATCGCCGTCGAGCTGGAGAAGCGGGCGCTCGACGACGAGTACTTCACCAGCCGCAAGCTCTACCCGAACGTGGATTTCTACTCCGGGCTCATCTACGAGGCGCTCGGCATCCCGACGGACGCCTTCACCGTGATGTTCGCCATCCCGCGGACCTCCGGCTGGATGGCCCAGTGGCTGGAGATGCTCCACGACCCGGAGCTCAAGATAGCGCGTCCGCGTCAGATCTACACCGGAGAGCTAAACCAGCGCTACGTGCCGATCGAGGAGCGCGGATAGAGCGGGCTTCTCGCAGCCGCGGTGGAAAGGAGGGCGGCCTATCCCGGGCCGCCCTCTTCCATCACCGCCTCGTAGAGGCGCTGCTGCCGGGCGAGGGCCTCGCGGTAGGCCTCGTGCCTGCCCTCGTCGGGCTCGAAGGTCTCGCCGAGCGGTACTTCTGCCTCTTCCAGCTTCAGTACGCCTAGGCGTTCGAGGGCCAGTAGCGCCGCCCCCCGGCTCGATGCCTCCTCCACCCCCGAGAGCGTCACCGGACGCCCGAGCGCATCCGCCATGATCTGGGTCCACACCGGCGAGGAGAGGAGGCCGCCGCCGGTGGCTATGACCTCCTTCTCTCCCGGGATGGCCTCTTCGAGCGCCCGGGCGATGAGCGAGAAGCGCAGCGCGACGGCCTCGAGCGCGGCCCGCAGGATGTCCCCGGGTCGGCTGGCGAGCGAGAGGCCGAGGATCGCGCCGTTCGCGTCGTCGGACCAGGTGGGGCCGCGCTCCCCAGCCAGAAGCGGCAGGAAGGTAAGCCCGTGCGAGTCGGGCTCCATCTTCGCTATCTCTTTCTCCGCCTCTTCTATCTCGGGAAGCCTCAGCGTCTGCGTGAGCCAGCTTACGAGGTTGCCCCCGTTGGAGAGCGCTCCACCCATCACGAAACGCTCCGCGTCGGCCCGGTAGCACCAGGGGCCGTCCGGGATCTCCACGCTCTTTGCCTTCCAGAGCGCGCGCATCGCGCCGCTGGTGCCGACCATGAGCGCGAGCCTCTCCCTCGTGGTGCAGCCGCTGCCGATGTTCGAGCAGGCTCCGTCCCCGGCCGCGGGGAACCAGGGCACGTTTGCCAGCTGCGGCCACCGCTTCGCCCACTCTTCGGCGAGGCCTTGCGCGGGATCGTCGGAGATGGGGGAGAGCTGGTCTTCGGTTATGGGGAGGTCTTCGATCAGCTCTTCATCCCAGCGCTTCTCGTTCTGGTCGAGGAGGCCGGTTGCCGATGCCATCGAGGTGCCTATGGTGAGGTTGTCGCTGCCGAAGAAGCGGCTGTAGAAGTACTCGGCCGGGGAGATCCAACGCGCCGTCCTCTCGAAGCGCTCCGGGTGCTCCTCGCTCAGCCACAGGAGCTTGGCCGGTAGATAGCTGGAGTGCAGCACGCACCCCGTCCTGCGGTGCACCTCGCGTTCTTCGAGCCTCTCGCGCAGCTTTCTCGCGGCGCCGGCGGAGCGGCGGTCGGCCCAGGTGAGGATGTCCGTGATGGGTTTCCCCGACCCGTCCACCCCGAGGACCGCGTGCCAGAAGGTGCTGAAGGCGACCCCGGCCACCTCTGTGTCCCCGGCGTGCTCGAGCGTCTCGTCCACCGCCCGGACGACGAGCGAGAAGAGCTCGTCCGGGTCTTTTACGGCCCCACCGTCAGGGGTGTAATCGAGGGTGTGTTCGAGCTTCGTCTCTGTGCCCTCGACGTACTCCGCCTTCTCGTCGTAGATTGAGGCCCTGACCGAGGAGGATCCCACGTCCACCGCCAGAAGCCGCGTCTTGCCGCTCTCTTCGTTCACCTCTTCCCAAACCCTCCGTCCGTCTCGCCAGCGTCAGTTTAGCAGCACGGTGCTCCGTTCAACTCCGGGGGAAGTGGGAGTAGAATCCCGGGCGGGTTATCGTAGGGCTCGTGGGGAGGTCTTTTCTTGAAGCCCGTATATTTGCTTGGGGTGATCCCCTTTCTCGGGATACTCGGGGGTATATTCTTCGCCAACCGGGTCGAGCCTTTCGTGTTCGGGATGCCGTTCATCCTTTTCTGGATCGTGCTGTGGGTCGTCCTGACCTCGGTGGTGATGGCGATCATCTACAGGCTCGACCCGCGGAACAGGGAGGAGGAGCGT is from Rubrobacter calidifluminis and encodes:
- a CDS encoding gluconokinase is translated as MNEESGKTRLLAVDVGSSSVRASIYDEKAEYVEGTETKLEHTLDYTPDGGAVKDPDELFSLVVRAVDETLEHAGDTEVAGVAFSTFWHAVLGVDGSGKPITDILTWADRRSAGAARKLRERLEEREVHRRTGCVLHSSYLPAKLLWLSEEHPERFERTARWISPAEYFYSRFFGSDNLTIGTSMASATGLLDQNEKRWDEELIEDLPITEDQLSPISDDPAQGLAEEWAKRWPQLANVPWFPAAGDGACSNIGSGCTTRERLALMVGTSGAMRALWKAKSVEIPDGPWCYRADAERFVMGGALSNGGNLVSWLTQTLRLPEIEEAEKEIAKMEPDSHGLTFLPLLAGERGPTWSDDANGAILGLSLASRPGDILRAALEAVALRFSLIARALEEAIPGEKEVIATGGGLLSSPVWTQIMADALGRPVTLSGVEEASSRGAALLALERLGVLKLEEAEVPLGETFEPDEGRHEAYREALARQQRLYEAVMEEGGPG
- a CDS encoding citrate synthase; its protein translation is MERGYAKVSEQSRSEGNGKATAVEGKSSLTVTDNRTGKTYDIEIKDGTVRAMDFRQIKVDEDDFGLMTYDPGYTNTASCRSAITYIDGEKGILQHRGIPIEELCEKSTYLEVAYLLIHGHLPTQKELDGWVYEITHHTYVHENMKSFMQGFRHDAHPMGMLLASVGALSTFYPEAKNIDDEEQQHLAAVRLIAKMPTLAAFAYRHSLGLPYVYPDNDLSYAGNLLSMLFKMAEPRYEPDPRLEKALDTLFILHADHEQNCSAAAVRVVGSSRVDPYTAIAAGVAGLYGPLHGGANVAVLKMLQRIGKVENIPDFLETVKQGKERLMGFGHRVYKNYDPRARIIKSHVDEVLEVTGKNSPWLEIAVELEKRALDDEYFTSRKLYPNVDFYSGLIYEALGIPTDAFTVMFAIPRTSGWMAQWLEMLHDPELKIARPRQIYTGELNQRYVPIEERG
- a CDS encoding DUF4870 domain-containing protein, which produces MEMEFEDDLNYGLQRDHRIPSGGFPAAATTPHEERTWAALAHLSIFLNLLTGFLGPVAAFVMWLAFRGRSRLVAANAIRSMWYQLVWGLALLAGWAVTGVLTFFLIGLLLWPVMVLITLVPFVHSAYRAYRVYRTIGSHYL
- a CDS encoding DUF3311 domain-containing protein, with translation MKPVYLLGVIPFLGILGGIFFANRVEPFVFGMPFILFWIVLWVVLTSVVMAIIYRLDPRNREEER